AGCTAGGCTTGATGAAGGCTGCAGGTGCGGTTGCGGCCACCGATGGCATCAAGTCGGTGACCAACGCGGCCCTGCTCCGCCGCACCATGACCTATGCCAAGGATCACGGCATGCTGATCGTGCAGCATGTGGAAGAGCCTGGACTGGCCTCGGGCGTGATGAATGCCGGTGAAGCTGCCTCGCGGCTTGGCCTTGCGGGTTCGCATGCCATGGCCGAAGTGATGATGCTGGAGCGCGACCTGCGGCTGGTTGAAATGACCGGTGCTTCCTATCACGTGGCGCAGATTTCCTGTGCCGAAAGTGCCGAGGTGATGCGCCGCGCCAAGGCCAAGGGACTGGCCGTGTCTTGTGGTGTTTCGATCAATCACCTAGTGCTGAACGAGAATGACATCGGCGCTTACCGCACCTTCTTCAAGCTCTCGCCACCGCTGCGCTGCGAGAACGACAGGCGCGCCTTGGTCGAGGCCCTGCGCGAGGGTGTGATTGATGTGGTCGTATCAGGCCATGATCCGCAGAGTGATGACACCAAGCGCTTGCCCTTTGCCGAGGCGGCCTTTGGCGCAATTGGGCTGGATACTTTGATGGCTGGGCTTTTGTCGCTTTATCACAATGAAAACATATCTTTGAGCCGGATCATTGAAGCTGGATGTGAAGCACCTGCGCGCGTTCTGGGCTTGCCCCAAGGCAAGCTGGTGCCGGGTGCACCGGCTGATTTCTGCTTGGTTGATCCGCAGGCGTCGTGGAAAGTGCAGCCGGAGAGCCTATTCTCGAGGTCTAAAAACTCGCCTTTCGAGCACCGTACCATTGAAGGCCGGGTGATGGAAACCGTGGTCGCCGGACAGACGGTTTACAGCGCCGCCTAAGCCATTGTAGGGTCTCACTTATGGGCGGCACAATCATCACTATCATTATCGGCTACCTGCTCGGCTCAATTCCGTTTGGCCTCCTATTGGCGAGATCTGCGGGTCTCGGCGATGTGCGCAAGATCGGTTCGGGCAATATCGGTGCGACCAATGTGCTGCGCACCGGCAACAAGACAGTCGCTGCACTCACGTTGGCTTGCGATGTTCTGAAGGGTCTGATCCCAGTCTTGATTGGCTGCTATGCCTTCACCTCCGCCGCCGCGATGCTGGGCGGGTTGGCCGCTTTGGCGGGGCACATCTTCCCTGTCTGGCTGGGCTTCAAGGGTGGCAAAGGCGTTGCGACTGCGCTTGGCGTGCTGCTCGGCTGGTCCTGGCCTTTGGCGCTCATCGTGGCTGCGGCGTGGCTGCTGATGTTTGTGATCTTCCGCATCTCGTCACTCTCGGCGCTGACGGCTGCTGTGGTGGGGGTGCCGGTCGCGTTCATGTTTGGCATGGTGGGCAATCCGGATGAGCTCTTTGTGTTTGCGACGCTCTGGCCTCGGGTTTTGATCGTGGCGCTGGTTGTCATCATCACCCACCGCGCCAATATTGCCCGGCTGCTGAACGGCACGGAGCCGCGCTCGTCATTCTCCAAAGCAAAATGAAACTTCGCGCGCTGTCGGATCAGGAGCGTTTGTCCTGGCACCGGCTGGCGCAGAGTGAAAGCATCGGGGCTGCCACTTTCCAGAAATTGATCGAGCGGTTTGATACGGCGGATGAAGCCATCGCTGCACTGCCCGATCTGTCGCGCCGCAAGGTCAGTCTTTACGATGCGGCGCGGGCCGAGGCGGATTTTGCGCGGGCCAGCCAGTACGGGGCGTTTTATCTGGCGCTGTGTGAGCCGTCTTATCCGGAGTTACTGCGTCAATCCCCCGGCCCTCCGCCGCTGATCTGCGTGAAGGGACGCATAGGCCTGCTTGAAAAACCTTCAGTGGCGATTGTGGGTGCGCGCAATGCGTCTGCCGTCGGCATGCGCTTTACGCGCACGCTGAGCAGCGAACTTGGTGGTGCGGGCTTCAGCATTGTCTCTGGACTTGCACGCGGCATTGACCGGGCGGCGCATGATGCCAGCCTTTCCACCGGCACGATTGCAGTGGTGGCCGGCGGCATCGATCATATTTACCCACCGGAAAATGCGAGCCTGCATGATGCCATTGGAGAGCAAGGATTGCTGGTGGCGGAAATGCCACTTGGCACGGCCCCCAAGGCGGAATATTTCCCACGCCGCAACCGGGTGATCGCGGGACTGTCGTTGGCCACGATCGTGGTGGAGGCGGCATTGCGCTCCGGTTCGCTCAGTACTGCAAGGTTGGCCAATGAGGCGGGCCGCGATGTGTTTGCGGTTCCCGGCTCGCCTCTTGATCCACGCTGCGAAGGCACCAATGGGCTGATCAAGGATGGCGCGCATATGCTGATGCGGGCGGCTGATGTAATCAATGTGCTGGGCTCAGCGCAGGTTTTATCTATATCAGCATCGCCGCTGATGGCTATGTCCCCTGCCCCGGCAAGTGATGATGTGAAGCGCCGCGTGCTGGAGCTTTTGTCGCCGACACCGATTGATCTTGATGACCTGGTGCGTGAAGCGGGTGCAGCACCCGACCAGGTTTTGGCCGTCATCATGGAGCTGGAAATCGCCGGGCAGGTGCAGCGTTTGGCGGGTGGACGGATCGCGCGACTAAGCTGACGCTCAATCCACTTCGTCTTCCGGGACGATCCACTTTTCCTTCAGCGCTTCCGTGAGCCAACTCCGAAAGGCGGGGCTTTGCAATATAGCATCCATATAGGCGCGGCTCTGCTTCGAGACGGGGATTGCGTAGGTATCGAGGCGCGTGACGACGGGTGCGAACATCGCATCTGCGTTGGAGAATTTGCCGAACAGGAATGGTCCGCCCTTGCCGTAGGCTTTGCGTGCATCAGCCCACAGGCTTTCAAGGCGCGCCACATCGGCCCTGATGCCATCCGTCATTGGCACCTGCTTGGGCGGGCGGCGCAGGTTCATCGGGCAAGCGTTTCGGATATGGCGGAAGCCCGCATGCATTTCAGAACACATGGAACGTGCCAATGCGCGCGCGGCTTTGTTCTTGGGCCACAGGTTTTTCTCCGGCCAAGTTTCAGCGATATACTCCATGATGGCAAGGGTTTCCCAGATCACCAGACCATTGTGTTTCAGGATGGGCACCAGGCCCGCTTTGGAAATGCGCTTCACTGTTTTGCTGAATTGCGGCTCGCCGAAGCGGATCATTTTTTCATCGAAAGCAATACCGGCACCGGCCAGCGCCATATAAGGCCTGAGCGACCAGGATGAGTAATTCTTGTTGCCGATGATGAGCAGTGGTGTTGCCATATTGGTCCTCCCCGATGAGGCACAGCGTTACATGGATTTTGGCAGATAGCGCCACACCAAAACGCTCATCAAGCTCACTGATCCACCCAAAATGATGAAGACAATGGATACATCATAATATTTCAGCGCGACGGCATAGACGATCGAGGGCAGCAGGTCGGAGAAGTCGAGGAAAGTACGATACACCGCCGTCATGCGCTGGCGCTCGTGAAAGCGCACTGAACGCAGATAGGGAATGCCGCCGATGGAATCGATGCCTGATGCCGCGAGTGCCCCCAGCAACAGCATCGCCGCCGCCAGATAGGGAAAGGTGGTGCCGAAGAAGCCCGTAAGAAGACTTGCCATAGCCATCGCAGCAAAGCACGCTGCGATGACAATGCGCACGCCGAGCTTCCTGGCGGCCGGCCCATAGAAAAACGCAAAGAGCAGGAAGAATTGGCTCAAAGAAATGATCAGGCCGCCGGCCGATTTTCCAAGTCCGCCTTCGATCATCAGCAGCGGGCCATAGGTAAAGAAACCGGCCCAGAAGCAGGATCGCGCAAAGGCGATGGACCAGGCCAGACGCAGGCGCGGCTGGCGGACGAAGTGCATCACATTGGCGAGTGGGTTGAAGGGCTGGAGGTTGCCGGATGGCATGGTCACCGGGTCATGCAGCCGCATATACCAGAAGGTGGACAAGAGCACGGTTGCCGAAGCGATGGCCGCGATTTGCGGCGCCCATGGTCCGCCGTGCTGGTAAAGCCAGACACCGGCGAAGGGCCCCACCACCCAGGCCAAGGTGGAGATGGCCAGGCGGAAGGGTTCACTGGTAGTCAGTTCGGTTTTTTTGATATTGTCGAGGATATAAAGCTGCAGCGTCACATTGGTGATCGAAGCGCCGATATTGCGCAGCATGGTGCCGGCGATTTGGCCTTCGAGCGTAAATGTTGCCAGCGCCAAGCTGCCCAGCAGCATCAGTGTGCAGCCCATTGTGTAGGTCCAGCGGCGGCGCATCCGCCGGAACAGGAACGGCAGCAGTAAAGTCGTGACCAGGACCGTGGCGGAAACGACGGTACCCAGCACAGAAATTTTCTGGGTGGAATGCAGGATGTCGTAGGCCTGGATGGAGAGCACGCCTGAATTAAACGACCGGGTGAGCGATTCAAGCAGGAACAGGATGCCAAAGGTCCACACCCCTGCCCGGTTTCGCTTGTCGGGCAGAATCACGGAGGCCATTTGCTCACTCATAAAGCGGCATTTGCAGCGCCAGTGGGCGGCGCGCAATAGCCACATTGGCCAAAAAGTCTCACCAGCTGTATGAGGGATGGATGAGCGAAACTTCATCCGGAAAACACCAGGCGGCCCTGCTCTCCATGGTGGTGAGCGCCGCCTTAGCAGGGAGCAAGCTGGTGGTCGCACTTCTCACCGGCTCGCTCGGCGTGCTGTCGGAAGCGCTGCACAGTTTGATTGATTTCGGCGCCACGGTGATGACGCTGCTGGCGGTGCGTTGGGCCGATGAGCCTGCTGATGATGACCATCATTACGGCCATGCCAAGATTGAGAGCGTGGCGGCGCTGATGGAATCGGTGCTGTTGGTACTGACTGCACTCTACATCGCCTATGAAGCGGTGTTGAGGTTGATGTCCGGCGCTGCGCCGCACGACTTGCCCTGGTGGGCGCCTGCTCTGTTCGTCATCGCCATTCTGGTTGATCTCAACCGGTCGCGGGCTTTGATGAAAGTGGCCAAGGCGGAATCGAGCGAAGCGCTGGCGGCTGATGCGGCGCATTTCCGCTCGGACATGTATGGATCGACGGCCGTGCTGGCGGGTCTGATGGGCATCTGGCTGGGTCTGCCCTGGGCGGATTCTGCCGCTGCGCTGGTGGTATCTGGTTTCATCGCGTGGATCGCGGTGAAACTGGGCCGTGATACATTGGCCACGTTGCTGGACCGCGCGCCGGATGGTGTTGCGGAAAAAATAAGAGCGGTGGCGGAGCATGAGGCGGGCGTGCTGCGGGTGAATGAATTGCGGCTGCGGCAGGCGGGCGCCACCACTTATGTTTCGCTCGCCGCAGAAGTGCCGCGCACCCTGCCGCCCGCCTCCATCGAAGGTTTGCGTGAGGAGCTCAAGCGCAAGATTGAAGCGGCGGTGGGCAAGCCTGATCTGAGCGTGGTGCTCAATCCCGTGGCGCTGGATTCGGAAACCGCCCAGCAGAAGGTCAGCGTCATTGCTGCCGAGCGTGGGCTCTATATCCACCACCTCGTGGTGCAAAACATTTCTGGCAAACTTGCCGTGAGTTTCGATGTGGAGATGGACGGTGCAACGCCGCTGGACGAAGCGCATGAACGTGCCACCGAACTTGAGGACGCGATCCGCGATGGCCTTGGTGGCGATGTGGAAGTGGAAAGCCATGTCGAGCCCAAGCCGGAAAGCCAGCTGCATGGTGAAGATGCGGGGCCAGCGGTGACGGCCAAGGTGGAAAAGGCGATCAAAACCATTGCCGCCGCGGAGAATGAGATGAGCGATGTGCATAATGTGCGGGTGCGGCGGGTGGATCAGGGCCTGTTCGTACATTACCATTGCCGCTTCGCGCCAGGGATGCGGATCGTTGTCATTCATCAGGTCCAGGATCGGGTGGAAGCGCGGCTGATGGACAAGCTGAAAAATGTCAGGCGGGTGGTGGCGCATGCCGAGCCCGTTGGCCGGGCACGTCACAAGCTCTAACTCAGCGCTTCCGGCGGAGCGTCGGCTTGGGCTGTAGGGCCTGCCATTCTTCAAAATCCTCAGGCGACACATCCACCGGGTGGGCCGCCGAGTAGGCTTCGTAGTAGGCCAGTTCAAACAGGTCTTCCAAGGGCTTCAGACCCTGCGTCCGCGCGATTTTCATCATCTGCAAGGTCATGTCGGCCAGATAGACAGCGGCTTCGTGGGGGTGCAGACTGGCTTCGGGGCCAGGTTGCCGATGAGCCGCTACGATGATGGTTTTTCCCTGGGGCACAGCAAATCTGCGGGTTGTTGTTCTCGTTAGACTCAACATAGGAGTGCTCCACTCCCTGTAAATAAACCGGAGGTTGTTGTTGGGTTGTATTTTGCCCGCGTTTCGGGTCGCGCGCAGGCCCCAACTTGCAGATTGGGGGCTTCCACTCTATGTGAAGCGCCTTATCTGGATGTCTGAATGACCGTTGTCGTCGTAGAATCGCCCGCCAAGGCCAAAACCATCAACAAATATCTCGGCAAGGATTTCACCGTCCTGGCTTCGTTTGGCCATGTCCGCGACTTGCCGGCCAAGGACGGGTCGGTAAAGCCCGACGAAGACTTTGCGATGGATTGGGAGGTGGATTCCAAATCCGCCAAGCGGCTGGCTGACATTGCCGCGGCCCTCAAGGGCTCGGACCGCCTCGTTCTCGCCACCGACCCTGATCGCGAAGGCGAAGCCATTTCCTGGCACGTGATGGAAGTGCTGAAGAAGAAGGGCGCGCTCAAAGGCAAGACCGTGCAGCGCGTCGCCTTTAACGCCATCACCAAATCCGCCATTCTGGACGCAATGGCGCATCCGCGTGATGTGGATGGGCCACTGGTTGATGCCTATCTGGCGCGCCGCGCTTTGGACTATCTCGTCGGCTTTACGCTCTCGCCCGTGTTGTGGCGCAAGCTTCCGGGCTCGCGCTCGGCGGGCCGCGTGCAATCGGTTGCGTTGCGGCTGATCAGCGACCGTGAATTGGAAATCGAAGCCTTCAAGGCTCAGGAATACTGGACCATCGATGGCAAGTTCGTCACCGCACAGGGTGCCGAGTTTGAAGCAGGCCTCGCCCATGTGGATGGCAAGCGCCTTGAAAAGCTGGCAATTGCGGATGCCGCATCGGCTGAGGCTATTGCCGCAACTTTGAAAGGCCAGCCTTTCAAAGTGGACAGCCTTGAAAGCAAGCCGGCCAAGCGTAACCCGTTCCCGCCCTTCCGCACCTCTACGCTGCAGCAGGAAGCTTCGCGGAAGCTTGGTTATTCTTCGGCGCGCACCATGCAGATCGCCCAGCGCCTTTATGAGGGCGTGGACATCGGCGGTGAAACGGTGGGACTGATCACCTATATGCGTACCGACGGCGTGGATATGGCTTCAGAAGCCATTGCCGCCTCGCGCAACGCCATCCTGAAACATTTCGGCGAGCCCTATGTGCCGCCGGTTCCGCGCAAATATACCTCCAAGGCCAAGAATGCACAGGAAGCGCATGAAGCGATCCGCCCGACCGATCCATCGCGCCACCCGGACCAGGTGCGCGGCACGCTGGAACCTGAGCAGTTCGCGCTTTATGATTTGATCTGGAAGCGCACGATTGCCAGCCAGATGGAAAGCGCTGAGATGGAGCGCACCACCGCCGACATCGCCGCGACGGGCCGTGACGGCAAGGTCTATTCCTTCCGTGCCAATGGCTCGGTGGTGAAGTTTGACGGCTTCCTGCGCGCCTATACTGAAGACCTTGATGACGACGAGGACGAAGATGCACGCCGCCTGCCGCCGATGGCGCGCGGTGATTCAACCGGCGTGCGCGGTATTGATCCGGCCCAGCATTTCACCGAGCCGCCGCCGCGCTATTCGGAAGCCTCGCTGATCAAGAAGCTGGAAGAATTGGGCATTGGCCGCCCCTCGACTTATGTCTCGATCCTCAAGACGCTGGGCGACCGTGGCTATATGCGCATCGAAAAGAAGCGCCTGATCCCTGAAGATAAAGGCCGCGTGGTTACGGCGTTCCTTGAAAGCTTCTTCAAGCGCTATGTGGAATATGATTTCACTGCCGATCTTGAAGAACAGCTCGACAAGATTTCCAATGGCGACATTGAATACAAGCAAGTGCTGCGCGATTTCTGGAAGGATTTCACGGCGGCGCTTGGCGAAGTGAAAGACCTGCGCATCACTCAGGTGATCGACTCGCTGAATGACTTGCTGGCGCCGCATATTTTCCCGGACAAGGGCGATGGCACTGATCCGCGCAAATGCCCGAATTGCGAAACCGGCCAGCTTTCGATGAAGCTGGGGCGCTTCGGCTCATTCGTCGGCTGCACCAATTATCCGGATTGCAATTACACGCGCCCGCTCTCTATTGGCGGCGGCGATGGTGGCGACGCGGTGCCGGCTGACGGCATCGTGTTGGGCCAAGACCCGGAGACCGGGCAGAACGTCACGCGCCGTGTGGGCCGCTTTGGCCCCTATCTGCAACTTGGTGAAGCGGTGGACGGTGAGAAGCCGACGCGCGCTTCGATTCCGAAGAATGTAAGCCCGGCCACGATAGAGCTTGATCAGGCGCTAAAGCTGCTTTCACTGCCGCGCGAAGTGGGCATTCATCCGGAAACGAAAACGCCGATCACCGCCAATTTCGGCCGCTTTGGGCCCTATATTGTGCATGATGGTGTGTATGCCAATCTGAAAGACCCGGAAGAAGTCTTCACCATCGGCCTCAACCGTGCAGTGGACTTGCTGGCGGAGAAGCGCCTCAAAGGGCCGTCGAAACGCACACGTCCGGGGGCATTGAAGAATCTCGGCGCGCATCCTGATGGCACCGGAAATGTTGAAGTCTTCAACGGCCAGTATGGCGCCTATGTGAAGCATGGCAAGACAAATGCCACCATTCCGAAGGACAAGACGGCGGAGACGATCACGCTGGATGAAGCCGTGTCGCTCATCGCTGAGCGCGAAATGGCAACGGGCAAGAAGCCGGCGAAGAAAGCTGCCAAAAAGGTTGCGAAGAAAACCGCACCGAAAAAGGCTGCCAAGAAAGCTCCGGCAAAAAAAGCTGCTGCAAAAAAACCGGCCAAGGCCAAAGTTGCCGAAGAAGCCTAAGCGCCCGCCCTCCCCCCAACGCGCTGGCGTGCCCAGCGCTGAGGATGTGCTGCAATTCATCGCGACCTCGCCCGGCATTGTGGGCAAGCGCGAGATTGCCAAGGCGTTCTCGATCAAGGGCGCTGACAAGCTGGCGCTGAAAAAGCTGCTGAAGGATATGGAGGAAGCTGGCCAGCTTTCGGGCAACCGCAAGCGCATCCATGCCAAGGGCAAGTTGCCGCCGATCGGCGTTGTCGAAATAGCGGGCGAAGATAAAGACGGCGATCAGTTCGGCTTTCATGTCGGTGACGATGGCAACGTTGGCACGGCCAAGATTCTCGTGGTGGCTGGTGAAGGCCGGGCACCGAAGAAGGGCGACCGTGCGGTGGCCAAGTTCGAGGCCCTGCCCGGCCATCATGACTACCAGCATCAGGCGCGCGTCGTGCGGGTGCTGTCTGCCGCGCAGGCCAAGCTGCTGGCTGTTTTCCGCCTGATCAAAGGCAAGGGTGCGCGGCTGATACCCGTCGATAAGAAGGCCAAGCATGAATACCAGGTTCTGCCGGGTGATGATGGCGGCGCCGAGAATGGCGAGCTGGTGCGCTTTGAAGTGACGCGCGAACGTGGCTTCGGACTTCCTGCCGCGCGGGTGCGCGAGCGGCTGGGCGATGTGCGCGACCCGCGCAACATCTCGCTCATCGCCATCAATCAGCACGGAATTCCGAACCGCCTGCCGGAGCGCGTGCTGGCCGAGGCGGAAGCGCTGAAGCCTTTCTCGCAAGAAGGGCGGCAGGACATTACGGCCACACCGCTGATTACCATTGATCCTGCTGATGCGCGCGATCATGACGATGCAGTTTTTGCGGAGCCCGATGACGCGGCTGACAATCAGGGTGGTTTCAAGGTTCTCGTCGCGATCGCTGACGTGGCGGCCTATGTGCGCCCGGCAACCGGGTTGGACCGAGAAGCACGCATCAGGGGCAATTCAGTTTATTTTCCTGATCTCGTCGTGCCCATGTTGCCGGAGCGGATTTCCAACGATCTCTGCTCGCTGGTGGAAAAGCAGCTGCGCCCGGCGCTCGCCTGTTTCATGCGCTTTGACAAAAGCGGCACCAAGATTTCGCATCGTTTCGCGCGCGTGACCATGCGTTCTGCCGCCAAGCTCGCCTACGAAGAAGCGCAAGCCGCTATTGACGGCAAACAGAACCCCAAGACAGACGGTTTGCTGGAGCCTGTATTGAAGCCGCTCTGGGCTGCGTATCGTGCCCTCAAGAAAGCGCAGGACAAGCGTGGGCCGCTGGCGCTGGATCTGCCGGAGCGCAAGATCATCCTCAATGAGCAAGGCAGCGTTGCGCGCGTGGTTGTGCCGCCGCGGCTTGATGCGCATAAGCTGATTGAGGAATTCATGATTCAGGCCAATGTGGCCGCCGCTGAAGAGCTGGAGAAGCGCAAGTCGCCTTTGCTCTACCGCATTCATGAAGAACCATCGCAAGAGAAGCTGAAATCGCTTTCCACCTTCCTGAAAACAGTGAACCGTGAATTCGCATTGGGTCAGGTGGTGAAGCCCTCACATTTTAACCGGCTGCTGGAATCGGTGAAGGGTGAGGATTTCGAACGGCTGGTGCATGACGTGGTGCTGCGCACGCAATCGCAAGCCGCTTACAGCCCGCAAAATGCCGGGCATTTCGGGTTGAACCTGCATCGCTATGCGCATTTCACTTCACCGATCCGGCGCTATGCTGATTTGATCGTGCACCGCGCGCTGATTTCGGCCTTGGGCTTCGGCTCGGACGGTCTATCTCAGGAAGATATTTCGCAGCTGGATGAAACCGCCGAAATGATTGGCGTTGCGGAGCGGCGCGCGATGCTGGCCGAGCGTGAGACAAATGACCGGCTGATCGCTTCCTTCCTTGAGCCGCAGATGGGTGCGGTATTCAAGGGGCGCATTTCTGGCGTGGTGGGTGCCGGATTATTTATCGTGCTGGATGACACTGGGGCTGACGGCTTTGTTCCCGTCTCCAGCCTGGGCCGCGACTATTTCATCTATGATGAAGTGCGCCACAGCCTGACAGGAGAGCGCAGCGGCGAAATGTTCCAGCTGGGCGACCGCGTTTCTGTTAAACTGCTCGAAGTGGCCCCGGTCAAAGGCGGGCTTCGTTTCGAGATGGTTTCAGAGGGACGCGTGGGCAAAGTTGCTCCACGCGGCAAAAAGACAAAGAAATGGCGGAAGTAGTCTATCAGCTTGAATCGCGCCCAGTCTGGCGGGCCATGGGGCGCGGCTTTCGCAAGCGCTGCCCGCGCTGTGGCGAAGGCAAACTGATGGCGGGCTATCTCACCGTGGCCAGCCAGTGCAATGCCTGCGGCCTCGATCTCACCCCGCAGCGCGCTGATGACGCGCCGCCCTATTTCACCATCTTTATCGTGGGCCATATCGTGGTGCCGCTGATGTGGGCCTGGGAGCGGTATTATGCGCCGCCTGCCGCCCTGCAAATGGCGGTGTGGCTGCCGGTGATCGCTTTGTTGTCCCTTTGGCTTCTGCCACGTGTCAAGGGTGCCACCGTGGGCCTGCAATGGGCCATGAAGATGCATGATTTTGGAGAAAGCCGGGAAACTTGACTTTGCGCGCCGTTTGGGCTCTATCCAGCGCAAATCGGAGTTTCGACCATGGCCAAAGGCAATGTTATCAAGATCAAGTTGGCGTCCACCGCTGACACTGGCTTCTTTTATGTAGCCAAGAAGAATTCGCGCACCAAGACCGAGAAGTTCTCGTTCAAGAAGTATGACCCCGTGGTGCGCAAGCATGTGGAATTCAAGGAAACCAAGATCAAGTAAGATCTGGGATTGCCTAACGAACAAAGCGCCGGTTTTCCGGCGCTTTTTTGTTGTTCAAAGTTCTGCGATAGGCAGTGAGTTGCAAGCCCCATTGTGGGATAAGGTGCTGGTCCGGGTTTTTTCAGAACGAGGAGGCCACTCGGTTCAGGACCCGGACCAGCTAACCTCGAAATCAGGAGATGCGGCGGACCTGACCCCAAGGCATTCAAGTTTTGTCTGACGGAGTTTGCCGCACCGTCCCACTTGATCCAGACTCGAAAAATTTGACGGTGCACTGGTGCTGAAGCAGTGCACCGTCAGTCTGGATTGGCGCCTTCGAACCTGGAGAGGAGTGAGGCGCCCTTGCGAATGTCTTGATTGGATAATGACTCGTGAACCCCGTTAAGGCTATGGATTCCTATGGTAAATGGGGCATGAGCGGGATTAACGATGAAGCGTTAAGGTGAATGCGGGCGTATTTGATTCAATTGTTTTCGAATACCCTGCCCTGCAACGGCACTGCTTACTCACCGCGGCGGAAGCATTTATAGCGCCTGCACATGGACTTAACTCAAAGCAGCACTGATCCTTGGCGGCGCAACCTGGTGGTGGTCCTGATCGGCTCCTTTACCACCATCGTGGCGATGACTTTGCTGCTGCCGATCCTGCCGCTTTATGTGGAACAGCTAGGGGCCAGTGGGCATGCGGAAATCGTGCAGTGGTCCGGTATCGCTTATGGCGCCACTTTCTTTTCTGCGGCTTTGACTGCGCCGTTGTGGGGGCGACTGGCGGATCGCTATGGGCGCAAGCTGATGCTGATCCGCGCCAGTTTCGGCATGGCGATTGCGATGTCGCTGATCGGCATGGCGCATGATGTGTGGCAGCTGGTGGCGCTGCGTTTGCTGGCGGGTTTGCTGGGCGGCTATTCATCCGGCTCAATGGTGCTGGTGGCGGCGCAGACCCCGAAGGAGCGCACCGGCTGGGCGCTGGGTGTGCTTTCGGCAGGAATCATGGCGGGCAATCTGGTGGGGCCATTGATTGGTGGCATCCTGCCGCCGCTCATCGGTATTCGCGAGACATTCCTGCTGGCCGGTGGGGTGATCTTTCTCATGTTTTTGGCGACGACGTTTTTGATCCAAGAAGCCAAGCGCGTCGGTAGTGCGAAGGAAAAGGTGCCGGCCAATTGGGCGGCCATTCCTGACAAGCGGCCGATCTTTGCAATGCTGGCCACCGGTCTGCTGCTGATGGTGGCGCAGATGTCGATCGAGCCGATCATCACAGTCTATGTGGCGGGGCTGGTGGAGACGACGCAGGTGACTTTCATTTCAGGTGTGGTGATGTCTGTTGCAGCGCTGGGCAGCATTCTTTCGTCATCGTGGTTGGGTGCCATTGCCGACCGTGTGGGGCATTGGAAGATCGTGACGATGTGCTTGGCCTGTGCGGCGCTGCTGCTGGTACCGCAGGCCTATGTGACCTCGGCCTGGCAACTGATTGCTTTGCGCCTCCTGATGGGGCTGGCGTTGGGCGGCCTGCTGCCAGCGATCACCAGCGTGATCCGCCATGCGGTGCCGGAGCGGATGGCGGGCGGCGTTCTGGGTTATTCGATCTCGGCGCAATATGTGGGCCAGGTGGTGGGCCCGGTGGCGGGTGGATTTGTCGGCGGGCATGTGGGCATGCGCGCCGTGTTCCTGGCCACCAGCGTGCTGATGGCCATTGGTGCGATCGGGAATTACATTATTCAGCAAAGGCTGAAGAAGGCCTAGTTTTCGGTGTGCGGAGGCGTTTCGTCTGCCGGCAGTTCTTCTGGCTCAGCGCCCTCCTCCGGCAGATGCATTTCCAGCGGCATTTGCTCATTGCCATCCAGCGGGTCTTCATCCGCCGTCAGCTCGTCGGTTAGCTTGGGCATCGGCACATCAAAGCCCGGCGGCACATTGGCATCGAGAAGGCCGGCGGCCTTCAATTCCTGCAAGCCCGGCAGGTCAGTCA
This genomic interval from Aestuariivirga litoralis contains the following:
- a CDS encoding glutathione S-transferase family protein, whose translation is MATPLLIIGNKNYSSWSLRPYMALAGAGIAFDEKMIRFGEPQFSKTVKRISKAGLVPILKHNGLVIWETLAIMEYIAETWPEKNLWPKNKAARALARSMCSEMHAGFRHIRNACPMNLRRPPKQVPMTDGIRADVARLESLWADARKAYGKGGPFLFGKFSNADAMFAPVVTRLDTYAIPVSKQSRAYMDAILQSPAFRSWLTEALKEKWIVPEDEVD
- the plsY gene encoding glycerol-3-phosphate 1-O-acyltransferase PlsY, encoding MGGTIITIIIGYLLGSIPFGLLLARSAGLGDVRKIGSGNIGATNVLRTGNKTVAALTLACDVLKGLIPVLIGCYAFTSAAAMLGGLAALAGHIFPVWLGFKGGKGVATALGVLLGWSWPLALIVAAAWLLMFVIFRISSLSALTAAVVGVPVAFMFGMVGNPDELFVFATLWPRVLIVALVVIITHRANIARLLNGTEPRSSFSKAK
- the pyrC gene encoding dihydroorotase, encoding MKRAYLNAKLAGGNGGLLIENGLVVAAGADVTKDNVPGAQMVDCGGKLLLPGLIDMRVFTGEPGTEYRETLATASDAAAAGGVTTMIVMPNTDPVIDDAAMVDFILRRARDTAKVRVAPMCAITKGLKGEAMTELGLMKAAGAVAATDGIKSVTNAALLRRTMTYAKDHGMLIVQHVEEPGLASGVMNAGEAASRLGLAGSHAMAEVMMLERDLRLVEMTGASYHVAQISCAESAEVMRRAKAKGLAVSCGVSINHLVLNENDIGAYRTFFKLSPPLRCENDRRALVEALREGVIDVVVSGHDPQSDDTKRLPFAEAAFGAIGLDTLMAGLLSLYHNENISLSRIIEAGCEAPARVLGLPQGKLVPGAPADFCLVDPQASWKVQPESLFSRSKNSPFEHRTIEGRVMETVVAGQTVYSAA
- the dprA gene encoding DNA-processing protein DprA — its product is MKLRALSDQERLSWHRLAQSESIGAATFQKLIERFDTADEAIAALPDLSRRKVSLYDAARAEADFARASQYGAFYLALCEPSYPELLRQSPGPPPLICVKGRIGLLEKPSVAIVGARNASAVGMRFTRTLSSELGGAGFSIVSGLARGIDRAAHDASLSTGTIAVVAGGIDHIYPPENASLHDAIGEQGLLVAEMPLGTAPKAEYFPRRNRVIAGLSLATIVVEAALRSGSLSTARLANEAGRDVFAVPGSPLDPRCEGTNGLIKDGAHMLMRAADVINVLGSAQVLSISASPLMAMSPAPASDDVKRRVLELLSPTPIDLDDLVREAGAAPDQVLAVIMELEIAGQVQRLAGGRIARLS
- a CDS encoding MFS transporter, whose amino-acid sequence is MASVILPDKRNRAGVWTFGILFLLESLTRSFNSGVLSIQAYDILHSTQKISVLGTVVSATVLVTTLLLPFLFRRMRRRWTYTMGCTLMLLGSLALATFTLEGQIAGTMLRNIGASITNVTLQLYILDNIKKTELTTSEPFRLAISTLAWVVGPFAGVWLYQHGGPWAPQIAAIASATVLLSTFWYMRLHDPVTMPSGNLQPFNPLANVMHFVRQPRLRLAWSIAFARSCFWAGFFTYGPLLMIEGGLGKSAGGLIISLSQFFLLFAFFYGPAARKLGVRIVIAACFAAMAMASLLTGFFGTTFPYLAAAMLLLGALAASGIDSIGGIPYLRSVRFHERQRMTAVYRTFLDFSDLLPSIVYAVALKYYDVSIVFIILGGSVSLMSVLVWRYLPKSM